A window of the Mucilaginibacter sp. cycad4 genome harbors these coding sequences:
- a CDS encoding DUF72 domain-containing protein, whose product MEWHIGCSGFYYRHWKNTFYPEGLAQKRWFEFYAGQFRTLELNVTFYRFPQLPMLRTWYEKAPAEFRFAVKAPKAITHFKQFHGTVDMITSFYDTIRNGLQEKLGPVLFQFPPRFHYDEERLTRVLAQLDPGFSNVLEFRHPGWWREDVYTQLRGHGVSFCGMSHPELPDEPVVTGPVVYYRFHGVPDLYRSSYGDAQLRKFADEINSKSEVREAWCYFNNDAAVAAIPNAKSLLQFSVKH is encoded by the coding sequence ATGGAATGGCATATAGGATGTTCAGGCTTTTACTATCGTCACTGGAAAAATACTTTTTACCCGGAGGGGCTGGCGCAAAAGCGCTGGTTTGAGTTTTATGCCGGGCAATTCCGCACCCTGGAATTGAATGTGACCTTTTATCGTTTCCCGCAATTACCCATGCTGCGTACCTGGTATGAAAAGGCGCCGGCAGAGTTTCGCTTCGCGGTAAAAGCCCCCAAGGCTATTACCCATTTTAAGCAGTTTCACGGTACTGTGGATATGATTACGAGCTTTTATGATACCATCCGCAATGGTTTACAGGAAAAGTTAGGACCTGTATTGTTCCAGTTTCCGCCGCGTTTTCATTATGATGAAGAACGTTTGACACGCGTACTGGCGCAACTGGATCCGGGTTTTAGTAATGTATTGGAGTTCAGGCATCCGGGCTGGTGGCGGGAAGATGTTTATACACAACTTAGGGGGCATGGTGTTTCTTTTTGCGGCATGAGCCATCCCGAACTGCCGGATGAACCTGTTGTAACCGGCCCGGTGGTATATTATCGCTTTCACGGTGTTCCGGACTTATATCGCTCATCTTATGGTGATGCTCAATTACGGAAGTTTGCTGATGAGATTAATTCAAAATCGGAAGTCAGGGAAGCTTGGTGTTATTTTAACAACGACGCGGCAGTAGCAGCTATTCCCAATGCAAAGTCCCTGCTGCAATTTTCGGTTAAGCACTAA
- a CDS encoding DUF892 family protein: MAENKIGECSKLIAQQGMTIAFAESATAGWLCSEFALTEESGQVLKGGIACYDADLKVSLLGVPKGLIDQFTPESMEVTREMAYRLAHLIPSDIQVTVTGLTTPGGSETPEKPVGTMFVFALIHDKHLSFRKVFRGSCEEIIQQTIQATAEMLIRGLTQFNYHQHISTMATKNNKKTAAAASRSPEAESALKELFIDEIKDLYWAEKHLATALPKLIKGATSEDLKQTITAHLEETKNHVTRLESVFESIGEKASAKKCLAMEGLLNEATELLSDTDKGTEVRDVAIISAAQKVEHYEIASYGTLRTLAGTLGYSEAQSLLEETLTEEKNADALLTQVAENYVNEAAAAETE, from the coding sequence ATGGCAGAAAATAAGATTGGAGAATGCAGTAAACTGATAGCTCAACAGGGGATGACAATTGCCTTTGCCGAAAGTGCTACGGCCGGCTGGCTTTGTTCGGAGTTTGCACTAACTGAAGAATCCGGTCAGGTGCTTAAGGGAGGGATCGCCTGCTATGACGCCGATCTCAAGGTTTCCCTGTTAGGAGTACCGAAAGGATTGATTGATCAGTTTACGCCAGAGTCGATGGAGGTGACGAGGGAAATGGCGTACCGCCTGGCCCATCTTATCCCATCCGACATCCAGGTAACCGTTACCGGGCTGACTACACCCGGTGGCAGCGAAACCCCGGAAAAGCCGGTCGGAACTATGTTTGTATTTGCACTGATCCACGACAAGCACCTCAGTTTTCGAAAAGTATTTCGGGGATCATGCGAAGAAATTATTCAGCAAACCATCCAGGCTACCGCGGAGATGCTGATCAGGGGTTTAACTCAATTTAATTATCATCAACATATATCTACTATGGCAACAAAAAACAACAAAAAGACCGCAGCAGCGGCCAGCCGCAGCCCGGAAGCCGAGAGCGCGCTGAAAGAATTATTCATTGACGAGATTAAGGACCTTTATTGGGCCGAGAAGCATTTGGCCACCGCCCTGCCAAAATTGATCAAGGGGGCTACCTCAGAAGATCTGAAGCAAACCATCACCGCTCACCTGGAAGAAACCAAAAACCACGTTACCCGCCTGGAAAGCGTATTCGAGTCCATTGGTGAGAAAGCTTCGGCTAAAAAATGCCTGGCAATGGAAGGTTTGCTGAATGAGGCAACAGAATTGCTGTCAGATACCGATAAAGGCACAGAAGTACGTGACGTAGCTATTATCTCGGCGGCACAAAAAGTGGAACATTATGAAATCGCATCATACGGCACTTTGCGTACGCTGGCCGGTACATTAGGCTACAGCGAAGCGCAGAGCCTGTTGGAGGAAACCCTGACCGAGGAGAAAAATGCCGATGCCCTGTTAACCCAGGTAGCCGAAAACTATGTAAATGAAGCGGCAGCAGCGGAAACAGAATAA
- a CDS encoding glycoside hydrolase family 130 protein, which translates to MKDLAQRFSENPLLLPKDLAPSREGLQIISLLNPGVFSYGGKTWLVVRVAEGVMQEEGVLFFPALDATGNTEIIKVPLNDPDLIATDARVISYKGLDYLTTVSHLRLLASDDGIRFTEQEGYPPLFGKGYLERFGIEDCRVTQIDNTYYLTYTAVSDSGVGVGLLTTTNWQHFESGGMILPPHNKDCAIFEEKIAGKYYCLHRPSSKEIGGNYIWLAESTDSRQWGNHQCLIKTRPGMWDSGRVGAGAAPIRTKRGWLEIYHGANAEHRYCLGAFLMDINNPSRIIARSGNPIMVPTEPYELSGFFGYVVFTNGHIVDGDRLTIYYGAADEFVCGAHFFISDILETLIYY; encoded by the coding sequence ATGAAAGACCTGGCACAACGCTTTTCGGAAAACCCATTGCTGCTGCCAAAAGATCTTGCTCCCAGCCGCGAGGGCTTACAAATTATCAGCCTGCTTAATCCCGGCGTTTTTAGCTATGGAGGTAAAACCTGGCTCGTTGTAAGAGTAGCCGAAGGGGTTATGCAGGAGGAAGGCGTTTTGTTTTTCCCGGCCCTGGATGCCACGGGCAATACCGAGATCATTAAGGTGCCGCTTAACGATCCTGACCTTATCGCTACCGATGCCCGGGTCATTAGCTATAAAGGGTTGGATTATCTCACCACAGTTTCACATTTACGCTTACTGGCCAGTGACGACGGGATCCGTTTTACCGAGCAGGAAGGTTATCCCCCATTATTCGGAAAGGGGTACCTGGAACGTTTTGGTATAGAGGATTGCCGGGTTACGCAGATAGATAATACTTATTACCTGACCTATACCGCCGTATCAGACAGCGGCGTAGGTGTAGGCCTGCTAACCACCACCAACTGGCAGCACTTTGAAAGCGGCGGGATGATCCTGCCTCCGCATAATAAAGATTGTGCAATTTTCGAGGAAAAGATCGCCGGTAAATATTACTGCCTCCACCGGCCAAGCAGCAAAGAGATTGGCGGCAACTATATCTGGCTGGCAGAGTCAACAGACAGCCGGCAATGGGGCAATCACCAGTGCCTGATAAAAACCCGGCCCGGAATGTGGGACAGCGGCCGCGTTGGTGCCGGCGCGGCGCCTATCCGCACTAAACGCGGCTGGCTGGAGATATATCATGGCGCAAATGCGGAACACCGTTATTGCCTTGGCGCTTTTTTAATGGACATTAACAATCCGTCAAGGATCATTGCCCGCAGTGGCAACCCGATCATGGTGCCAACCGAGCCTTATGAGCTTAGCGGCTTTTTCGGTTATGTTGTTTTCACTAATGGCCATATTGTAGATGGCGACCGTTTAACCATCTATTATGGCGCGGCCGACGAGTTTGTTTGCGGTGCGCATTTTTTCATCAGTGATATTCTCGAAACTTTAATTTATTATTAA